The following proteins come from a genomic window of Gadus morhua chromosome 11, gadMor3.0, whole genome shotgun sequence:
- the skap2 gene encoding src kinase-associated phosphoprotein 2 isoform X2, whose protein sequence is MRYEELTTLVSDLETFLNDGLKGENLSKKAKEKKEAFIKRIKEVKLGFPQDFKEKSGEDSGEEDESDSHNDGGSMHSERTDKDEEASEGVQQAPAIAAQDLPYVFKAGYLEKRRKEHSFFGTEWQKRWCALSSNTFYYYGNEKDKQQKGEFSIDGYIVKLNHTLRKDSKKECCFEISASDKRVYQTCRALYLKTRMKSRRYTMTLSRCLRCPSTRTSMKNFQRRICLLFQSLLQSWRRQTSLLLLFQLIRAPTTPTSTRVSGIAQETYRMSCPSGVVMPFIS, encoded by the exons ATGCGATATGAGGAGTTAACAACCCTTGTTTCAG ATCTGGAAACGTTCCTCAATGATGGATTAAAAGGAGAAAATTTGAGCAAGAAGGCAAAGGAGAAGAAGGAAGCCTTCATCAAGCGGATTAAAGAAGTTAAACTTGG TTTTCCACAAGACTTCAAAGAGAAAA GCGGAGAAGATTCAGGAGAGGAGGACGAGTCTGACAGCCACAATGACGGAGGGTCGATGCATTCAGAGCGCACCGACAAGGATGAGGAGGCCAGTGAAG GTGTCCAGCAGGCTCCTGCCATAGCAGCACAGGATCTGCCGTATGTGTTCAAAGCTGGATACCTAGAGAAACGTAGGAAAG agCACAGCTTCTTTGGAACAGAGTGGCAGAAGAGATGGTGTGCCCTGAGCAGTAACACATTCTACTACTACGGAAATGAAAAGG ACAAACAGCAGAAGGGTGAATTCTCGATTGATGGCTATATTGTCAAACTGAACCACACCTTAAGGAAAGATTCAAAAAAGGAATGTTGCTTCGAAATTTCCGCTAGTGACAAGCGAGTATATCAG ACATGTCGGGCATTATACCTGAAGACGAGGATGAAGAGCAGGAGATATACGATGACGCTGAGTCGCTGTCTCCGCTGCCCATCGACGAGGACATCTATGAAGAACTTCCAG aggaggaTTTGCCTTCTCTTCCAAAGCCTCCTCCAAAGTTGGAGACGACAAACAagcctgctcctcctgttccAG TTGATAAGAGCACCGACTACCCCAACTTCTACCAGAGTAAGTGGGATTGCACAGGAGACATATCGGATGAGTTGTCCTTCAGGCGTGGTGATGCCATTTATATCCTGA
- the skap2 gene encoding src kinase-associated phosphoprotein 2 isoform X1, with translation MRYEELTTLVSDLETFLNDGLKGENLSKKAKEKKEAFIKRIKEVKLGFPQDFKEKSGEDSGEEDESDSHNDGGSMHSERTDKDEEASEGVQQAPAIAAQDLPYVFKAGYLEKRRKEHSFFGTEWQKRWCALSSNTFYYYGNEKDKQQKGEFSIDGYIVKLNHTLRKDSKKECCFEISASDKRVYQFCASSQKEAEEWVKQIDFVLRDMSGIIPEDEDEEQEIYDDAESLSPLPIDEDIYEELPEEDLPSLPKPPPKLETTNKPAPPVPVDKSTDYPNFYQSKWDCTGDISDELSFRRGDAIYILSKEYQNFGWWVGELQGSVGIVPKDFLMQLYEV, from the exons ATGCGATATGAGGAGTTAACAACCCTTGTTTCAG ATCTGGAAACGTTCCTCAATGATGGATTAAAAGGAGAAAATTTGAGCAAGAAGGCAAAGGAGAAGAAGGAAGCCTTCATCAAGCGGATTAAAGAAGTTAAACTTGG TTTTCCACAAGACTTCAAAGAGAAAA GCGGAGAAGATTCAGGAGAGGAGGACGAGTCTGACAGCCACAATGACGGAGGGTCGATGCATTCAGAGCGCACCGACAAGGATGAGGAGGCCAGTGAAG GTGTCCAGCAGGCTCCTGCCATAGCAGCACAGGATCTGCCGTATGTGTTCAAAGCTGGATACCTAGAGAAACGTAGGAAAG agCACAGCTTCTTTGGAACAGAGTGGCAGAAGAGATGGTGTGCCCTGAGCAGTAACACATTCTACTACTACGGAAATGAAAAGG ACAAACAGCAGAAGGGTGAATTCTCGATTGATGGCTATATTGTCAAACTGAACCACACCTTAAGGAAAGATTCAAAAAAGGAATGTTGCTTCGAAATTTCCGCTAGTGACAAGCGAGTATATCAG TTTTGCGCATCATCTCAGAAAGAGGCAGAGGAATGGGTGAAACAGATCGACTTTGTTTTGAGAG ACATGTCGGGCATTATACCTGAAGACGAGGATGAAGAGCAGGAGATATACGATGACGCTGAGTCGCTGTCTCCGCTGCCCATCGACGAGGACATCTATGAAGAACTTCCAG aggaggaTTTGCCTTCTCTTCCAAAGCCTCCTCCAAAGTTGGAGACGACAAACAagcctgctcctcctgttccAG TTGATAAGAGCACCGACTACCCCAACTTCTACCAGAGTAAGTGGGATTGCACAGGAGACATATCGGATGAGTTGTCCTTCAGGCGTGGTGATGCCATTTATATCCTGAGTAAG GAATATCAGAACTTTGGTTGGTGGGTCGGGGAGCTTCAGGGCAGTGTTGGCATCGTCCCCAAGGACTTCCTCATGCAGCTTTATGAAGTTTAA